In Zingiber officinale cultivar Zhangliang chromosome 1A, Zo_v1.1, whole genome shotgun sequence, a genomic segment contains:
- the LOC122018825 gene encoding transcription elongation factor TFIIS-like isoform X1 encodes MEEELSETFEAAKKAAEQVQTGGECTEVERCVSALRRLKKMPVTTKDLVATQVGKKLRLLTKHSHDEIRTVANDLFQFWKKLVVQEASKDNKKSEASEGKNIPKVEKDTERAMKLNADRIPKAASTESNIVSKFECVEAGRVDCDGEKQNSRMCKQGSGKLENTNSSKFGHTNTGESNKRDGFSTDESAEYISKKPRLGSGSLKLSSMVKCNNPARDKIRELIAEAFARVSKETAESKLDEVRNILDEVDASDPIRVAVSMESALFEKLGLSTGSQKHKYRSIMFNLRDNNNKDFRRRVLLGLVKPQDIVTLAPEDMASDERKQVNKQIKEKALFECERGSAPKATTDQFKCGRCGQRKTTYYQLQTRSADEPMTTFVTCVNCNNHWKFC; translated from the exons ATGGAGGAGGAGCTCTCGGAGACGTTCGAGGCTGCAAAAAAGGCGGCGGAGCAGGTCCAGACCGGCGGGGAGTGCACGGAGGTTGAACGATGTGTCAGTGCGCTTCGGAGGCTGAAGAAGATGCCGGTGACCACGAAGGATTTGGTGGCCACTCAG GTTGGCAAAAAACTTCGCCTTCTGACAAAACATTCCCATGATGAGATTCGGACTGTGGCAAATGATTTATTTCAGTTCTGGAAGAAACTAGTGGTTCAGGAGGCATCAAAAGATAATAAGAAATCTGAAGCCTCGGAGGGAAAAAATATTCCAAAGGTTGAAAAGGACACTGAGCGAGCAATGAAACTTAATGCGGACAGGATTCCAAAAGCTGCATCAACAGAGAGCAACATTGTTTCAAAATTTGAATGTGTTGAAGCTGGTAGGGTAGACTGTGACGGGGAAAAACAGAATAGCAGAATGTGCAAACAAGGATCTGGCAAATTAGAGAATACCAATTCTagtaaatttgggcacacaaacACTGGAGAATCAAACAAGAGGGATGGTTTCTCCACGGATGAGAGTGCAGAATATATTTCAAAGAAACCTCGATTAGGCAGTGGCTCATTGAAGCTGTCTTCAATGGTAAAGTGTAACAATCCTGCACGTGATAAGATCCGAGAGCTTATTGCAGAAGCCTTTGCGCGAGTTTCTAAGGAAACAGCTGAGAGCAAATTAGATGAAGTGAGGAACATCCTGGATGAAGTTGATGCATCTGACCCTATTCGTGTAGCTGTGTCTATGGAATCTGCTTTATTTGAGAAGTTAGGCCTCTCAACTGGTTCTCAAAAACACAAATACAGGTCTATAATGTTCAATTTGAGGGACAACAATAACAAAGACTTCCGACGAAGAGTCCTCCTTGGTCTTGTAAAGCCACAGGACATAGTTACTTTGGCTCCAGAAGACATGGCTAGCGACGAGAGGAAACAGGTGAATAAACAGATAAAAGAGAAGGCCTTGTTTGAATGTGAAAGAGGATCAGCTCCTAAAGCAACGACTGATCAGTTCAAATGCGGGCGGTGTGGGCAAAGGAAGACCACATACTATCAATTGCAAACACGTTCCGCTGATGAACCAATGACTACTTTTGTAACTTGTGTAAACTGCAACAACCATTGGAAGTTCTGTTAA
- the LOC122018825 gene encoding transcription elongation factor TFIIS-like isoform X2, producing the protein MMRWLPSLPIKVGKKLRLLTKHSHDEIRTVANDLFQFWKKLVVQEASKDNKKSEASEGKNIPKVEKDTERAMKLNADRIPKAASTESNIVSKFECVEAGRVDCDGEKQNSRMCKQGSGKLENTNSSKFGHTNTGESNKRDGFSTDESAEYISKKPRLGSGSLKLSSMVKCNNPARDKIRELIAEAFARVSKETAESKLDEVRNILDEVDASDPIRVAVSMESALFEKLGLSTGSQKHKYRSIMFNLRDNNNKDFRRRVLLGLVKPQDIVTLAPEDMASDERKQVNKQIKEKALFECERGSAPKATTDQFKCGRCGQRKTTYYQLQTRSADEPMTTFVTCVNCNNHWKFC; encoded by the exons ATGATGAGGTGGCTTCCCTCCCTCCCAATTAAG GTTGGCAAAAAACTTCGCCTTCTGACAAAACATTCCCATGATGAGATTCGGACTGTGGCAAATGATTTATTTCAGTTCTGGAAGAAACTAGTGGTTCAGGAGGCATCAAAAGATAATAAGAAATCTGAAGCCTCGGAGGGAAAAAATATTCCAAAGGTTGAAAAGGACACTGAGCGAGCAATGAAACTTAATGCGGACAGGATTCCAAAAGCTGCATCAACAGAGAGCAACATTGTTTCAAAATTTGAATGTGTTGAAGCTGGTAGGGTAGACTGTGACGGGGAAAAACAGAATAGCAGAATGTGCAAACAAGGATCTGGCAAATTAGAGAATACCAATTCTagtaaatttgggcacacaaacACTGGAGAATCAAACAAGAGGGATGGTTTCTCCACGGATGAGAGTGCAGAATATATTTCAAAGAAACCTCGATTAGGCAGTGGCTCATTGAAGCTGTCTTCAATGGTAAAGTGTAACAATCCTGCACGTGATAAGATCCGAGAGCTTATTGCAGAAGCCTTTGCGCGAGTTTCTAAGGAAACAGCTGAGAGCAAATTAGATGAAGTGAGGAACATCCTGGATGAAGTTGATGCATCTGACCCTATTCGTGTAGCTGTGTCTATGGAATCTGCTTTATTTGAGAAGTTAGGCCTCTCAACTGGTTCTCAAAAACACAAATACAGGTCTATAATGTTCAATTTGAGGGACAACAATAACAAAGACTTCCGACGAAGAGTCCTCCTTGGTCTTGTAAAGCCACAGGACATAGTTACTTTGGCTCCAGAAGACATGGCTAGCGACGAGAGGAAACAGGTGAATAAACAGATAAAAGAGAAGGCCTTGTTTGAATGTGAAAGAGGATCAGCTCCTAAAGCAACGACTGATCAGTTCAAATGCGGGCGGTGTGGGCAAAGGAAGACCACATACTATCAATTGCAAACACGTTCCGCTGATGAACCAATGACTACTTTTGTAACTTGTGTAAACTGCAACAACCATTGGAAGTTCTGTTAA
- the LOC122018837 gene encoding serine/threonine-protein kinase AtPK2/AtPK19-like: MVSSEVGCVAKVNVHKNLKMQILLPAVSPDVVASENLEFDFSDVFGPVPVHASVNLHVVIPDNTASVSSETVYDDPMVIHKRSHSLVGPSTPVSQSLQLSKLTIHESDSSLDLLECATGEADDQDSSICIRDKHEPISEKCEGIGLDDFEVLKLVGKGAFGKVFQVRKKGTFEIYAMKVMRKDRIVENNHAEYMKAERDILTKVDHPFVVQLRYSFQTKYRLYLVLDFVNGGHLFFQLYNHGLFREDLARIYAAEIISAVTHLHANGVMHRDLKPENILLDADGHAMITDFGLAKEFDENTRSNSLCGTLEYMAPEIVLGKGHNKAADWWSVGILLFEMLTGKPPFISNNREKMQQKIMKEKIKLPAYLSSEAHSLLKGLLQKEAGKRLGSGPSGSNEIKNHKWFKSINWRKLERREIQPSFRPNVAGKACIANFDKEWTNMPVLDSPVASPVTGQNEFPGFTYVRPAPFLQKPSPLS, translated from the exons ATGGTCTCCTCTGAGGTAGGTTGTGTCGCCAAGGTCAATGTTCACAAGAACTTAAAGATGCAGATACTTCTTCCAGCAGTCTCTCCTGATGTTGTGGCCTCCGAAAACTTGGaatttgatttttctgatgtgTTCGGTCCTGTCCCAGTTCATGCCTCTGTTAACTTACATGTTGTCATCCCTGATAATACTGCATCAGTTTCAAGTGAGACAGTTTATGATGACCCAATGGTTATTCACAAACGATCACATTCATTAGTGGGCCCTTCAACTCCAGTTAGCCAATCATTGCAGCTTAGCAAGCTCACAATACACGAGAGTGATAGCTCCTTGGATCTTTTGGAGTGTGCAACTGGGGAGGCTGATGACCAGGATTCATCAATCTGCATCAGAGACAAGCACGAACCCATATCTGAGAAATGCGAGGGCATTGGACTTGATGATTTTGAGGTTTTGAAGCTTGTCGGGAAAGGGGCATTTGGGAAAGTGTTTCAGGTGAGAAAGAAAGGCACTTTTGAAATCTATGCAATGAAAGTAATGCGGAAGGACAGAATTGTGGAAAACAATCATGCTGAGTACATGAAAGCCGAGAGAGATATACTAACAAAAGTTGATCATCCTTTTGTAGTACAACTTAGGTATTCATTCCAG ACAAAGTACCGGTTATACCTTGTGCTAGATTTTGTAAATGGAGGGCATCTATTCTTTCAGCTCTATAATCACGGCTTGTTCAG AGAGGATCTTGCTCGCATATATGCTGCTGAAATAATATCTGCTGTTACCCATCTTCATGCAAATGGTGTAATGCACAGGGACCTCAAACCTGAGAACATCCTTTTGGATGCGGATGGCCAT GCCATGATAACTGACTTTGGTTTGGCAAAAGAGTTTGATGAAAATACTCGATCAAACTCTCTCTGTGGGACACTGGAGTATATGGCACCTGAGATTGTGcttggaaaaggccataataaaGCTGCTGACTGGTGGAGTGTTGGGATTTTATTGTTTGAGATGCTTACTGGGAAG CCGCCCTTTATCAGTAACAACAGAGAGAAAATGCAGCAGAAGATAATGAAGGAGAAAATTAAGCTGCCAGCTTACTTGTCCAGTGAAGCTCATTCCTTGCTCAAAGGG TTGCTCCAGAAGGAAGCAGGCAAGCGGCTCGGAAGTGGCCCTAGTGGCAGCAATGAGATAAAGAACCACAAGTGGTTTAAGTCAATTAATTGGAGGAAGCTGGAGCGTCGTGAGATCCAGCCTAGCTTCCGCCCTAATGTTGCCGGAAAGGCTTGCATTGCAAATTTTGACAAGGAGTGGACAAACATGCCGGTGTTAGATTCGCCAGTTGCCAGCCCAGTGACCGGACAGAATGAATTTCCAGGGTTCACGTACGTGAGGCCTGCTCCTTTCCTTCAGAAGCCTAGTCCTCTGAGCTGA